TGGCGGACGTGTTCGAGCAGGCCCGGCGGCAGGGCGAGCCGGCGGCGACCGTGGTGCTGACCGGCGGGGTGCGGACGCCGTCCGACGCGCTGGTCGGGCCGGTGGCGGACCGGGCGATCCGCTCGCTCCACTTCGACCTGCTCTTCCTCGGCACCCACGGCCTCTCCCCGGAGGCCGGGCTGTCCACCCCGAACCTGGCCGAGGCGGAGACCAACCGCAGCTTCATCGCCTCGGCGCGGCGCACCGTGCTGGTGGCCGACCACACCAAGTGGGGGACGGTGGGCCTGTCCAGCTTCGCCGAGCTGTCCGAGGTGGACACCTGGGTGACGGACACCGGCCTGATGCCGGCGGCCGCGGACGAGGCCCGCGAGCACATCCGCGAGCTGCTCCTCGCGGGCTGACCGACCGCGCGCGGGGCGTACGGGGCTGACCGGGCGGCCGCCCTGACGAGGAGTCGGCCGCCC
The window above is part of the Kitasatospora sp. HUAS MG31 genome. Proteins encoded here:
- a CDS encoding DeoR/GlpR family DNA-binding transcription regulator produces the protein MADLSNLLAEQRRALILDEVRRRGGVRVNELTRQLNVSDMTIRRDLDALARSGMVEKVHGGAVSVEATRTHEPGFEAKSSLEPSAKEEIARAAAELVAPGSAIALSGGTTTYTLARHLVGVEELTVVTNSVRVADVFEQARRQGEPAATVVLTGGVRTPSDALVGPVADRAIRSLHFDLLFLGTHGLSPEAGLSTPNLAEAETNRSFIASARRTVLVADHTKWGTVGLSSFAELSEVDTWVTDTGLMPAAADEAREHIRELLLAG